One stretch of Sander lucioperca isolate FBNREF2018 chromosome 13, SLUC_FBN_1.2, whole genome shotgun sequence DNA includes these proteins:
- the cfap298 gene encoding cilia- and flagella-associated protein 298 isoform X1, whose amino-acid sequence MLARSRCFSGPMLPVNKVKQTVSCFCKMVQLHVKRGDESQFLFNTTVDAPVETVIQQITAIYNGRLKVDRICSEIPELADHGITLPPNMQGLTEEQILELKLKDEWEDKCVPSGGTVFRKDEIGRRNGHAPNDKMKEVLMRTVEEAKALISKKQVQANVCVTMEMVKEALDPLRGAVMIVYPMGLPPHDPIRMEFEGCEDLSGTQAFLQVITEDECQLWWAGKEMQRGKKLQDYIGKNEKTKLVVKIQKKGQGAPAREPLVTDEQQKQMMMHMYRRQEELKKLEEADDDSYLDSEWTDRQSLRRQFQGLTNIKWGPR is encoded by the exons ATGCTTGCGAGATCCAGATGCTTCTCTGGACCGATGCTACCGGTAAACAAAGT TAAACAGACGGTGAGCTGCTTTTGCAAGATGGTGCAGCTACATGTGAAGCGTGGAGATGAAAGCCAGTTTCTTTTCAACACCACTGTGGACGCGCCTGTGGAAACGGTGATCCAGCAAATTACAGCCATTTACAACGGAAGACTCAAAGTGGACAGAATATGTTCAG AGATCCCAGAGCTGGCAGACCATGGCATCACACTGCCACCCAACATGCAGGGGCTCACAGAGGAGCAGATTTTGGAGCTGAAACTGAAGGATGAATGGGAAGACAAGTGCGTACCCAGCGGGGGGACAGTCTTTAGGAAGGATGAGATTGGGAGGAGGAACGGACACG CTCCAAATGATAAAATGAAAGAGGTGTTGATGAGAACCGTGGAGGAGGCAAAGGCACTGATCTCCAAA AAACAAGTTCAAGCTAACGTTTGTGTTACTATGGAGATGGTGAAGGAAGCCCTGGATCCGCTAAGGGGTGCTGTCATGATCGTGTACCCCATGGGGCTGCCTCCTCATGACCCTATCAGAATGGAGTTTGAGGGCTGTGAAGACCTTTCAGGAACACAG GCATTTCTGCAGGTGATCACAGAGGACGAGTGCCAGCTATGGTGGGCTGGTAAAGAGATGcagagggggaaaaaactgCAGGACTACATTGGCAAAAATGAAAAGACAAAGCTTGTGGTGAAAATCCAAAAG AAAGGACAGGGGGCACCAGCGAGAGAGCCTCTGGTCACTGATGAGCAGCAGAAACAGATGATGATGCATATGTACAGGAGGCAGGAGGAACTCAAG AAACTTGAGGAAGCAGACGATGATAGCTACCTGGACTCAgagtggacagacagacagtccctCAGAAGACAGTTTCAAGGCCTCACCAACATCAAATGGGGACCAAGATAA
- the cfap298 gene encoding cilia- and flagella-associated protein 298 isoform X2, producing MVQLHVKRGDESQFLFNTTVDAPVETVIQQITAIYNGRLKVDRICSEIPELADHGITLPPNMQGLTEEQILELKLKDEWEDKCVPSGGTVFRKDEIGRRNGHAPNDKMKEVLMRTVEEAKALISKKQVQANVCVTMEMVKEALDPLRGAVMIVYPMGLPPHDPIRMEFEGCEDLSGTQAFLQVITEDECQLWWAGKEMQRGKKLQDYIGKNEKTKLVVKIQKKGQGAPAREPLVTDEQQKQMMMHMYRRQEELKKLEEADDDSYLDSEWTDRQSLRRQFQGLTNIKWGPR from the exons ATGGTGCAGCTACATGTGAAGCGTGGAGATGAAAGCCAGTTTCTTTTCAACACCACTGTGGACGCGCCTGTGGAAACGGTGATCCAGCAAATTACAGCCATTTACAACGGAAGACTCAAAGTGGACAGAATATGTTCAG AGATCCCAGAGCTGGCAGACCATGGCATCACACTGCCACCCAACATGCAGGGGCTCACAGAGGAGCAGATTTTGGAGCTGAAACTGAAGGATGAATGGGAAGACAAGTGCGTACCCAGCGGGGGGACAGTCTTTAGGAAGGATGAGATTGGGAGGAGGAACGGACACG CTCCAAATGATAAAATGAAAGAGGTGTTGATGAGAACCGTGGAGGAGGCAAAGGCACTGATCTCCAAA AAACAAGTTCAAGCTAACGTTTGTGTTACTATGGAGATGGTGAAGGAAGCCCTGGATCCGCTAAGGGGTGCTGTCATGATCGTGTACCCCATGGGGCTGCCTCCTCATGACCCTATCAGAATGGAGTTTGAGGGCTGTGAAGACCTTTCAGGAACACAG GCATTTCTGCAGGTGATCACAGAGGACGAGTGCCAGCTATGGTGGGCTGGTAAAGAGATGcagagggggaaaaaactgCAGGACTACATTGGCAAAAATGAAAAGACAAAGCTTGTGGTGAAAATCCAAAAG AAAGGACAGGGGGCACCAGCGAGAGAGCCTCTGGTCACTGATGAGCAGCAGAAACAGATGATGATGCATATGTACAGGAGGCAGGAGGAACTCAAG AAACTTGAGGAAGCAGACGATGATAGCTACCTGGACTCAgagtggacagacagacagtccctCAGAAGACAGTTTCAAGGCCTCACCAACATCAAATGGGGACCAAGATAA